The Hahella sp. HNIBRBA332 genome window below encodes:
- the folK gene encoding 2-amino-4-hydroxy-6-hydroxymethyldihydropteridine diphosphokinase, giving the protein MTICFVGLGSNLSLPEQQLHQALSALEDISGVQLLQASSLYRSAPLGAPDQPWYVNAVAQLETSLEPLALLRELQTIENNQGRVRQGERWSPRTLDLDLLLFGEQVIDSDVLTIPHYAMHERNFVIIPLAEIAPNCVIPGIGSISALLATLPQEGIERIQ; this is encoded by the coding sequence ATGACAATCTGCTTTGTCGGCCTGGGCAGCAACCTAAGCCTGCCTGAACAACAGCTGCACCAGGCTCTAAGTGCTTTAGAAGACATATCCGGCGTCCAATTACTGCAGGCGTCCAGCCTGTATCGCAGTGCGCCGCTCGGCGCGCCTGATCAGCCCTGGTATGTCAACGCCGTCGCGCAATTGGAAACCAGTCTGGAGCCTCTCGCCCTGTTGCGTGAGCTACAGACGATCGAGAACAATCAAGGCCGCGTACGCCAAGGCGAGCGCTGGAGCCCCAGAACCCTGGACCTGGATTTGCTGTTATTTGGCGAACAAGTCATCGACAGCGACGTACTGACCATACCTCACTACGCCATGCACGAACGTAACTTCGTTATAATTCCCCTAGCTGAAATTGCGCCGAACTGCGTCATTCCGGGCATCGGATCGATATCCGCCCTGCTTGCGACCTTACCGCAAGAAGGCATTGAGCGTATTCAGTAG
- the panB gene encoding 3-methyl-2-oxobutanoate hydroxymethyltransferase, protein MSITLSTLLDLKKKSEKFAVMTAYDATFAYEMDQAGVEVILVGDSLGMVLQGHDSTVPVRLEDMVYHTASVKRGARNAFIIADMPFMSYGTPEQAMAGAKQLMQAGAHMVKLEGGAWLCDAIAHLSRQGVPVCAHLGLTPQSVNKFGGYKVQGKEASQAQLMLEDAKALEQAGADILLLECVPTKLAKQLTEEVCAPVVGIGAGPYTDGQVLVMHDLLGVGAGKKPKFVKNFLAGSDSIQVAFKGYVEAVKSGAFPAEEHSFNI, encoded by the coding sequence ATGTCCATCACTCTGAGCACCCTCCTGGACCTCAAGAAAAAATCCGAAAAATTCGCGGTAATGACCGCCTACGACGCCACCTTCGCCTACGAAATGGATCAGGCAGGCGTTGAGGTAATATTGGTCGGCGATTCGCTCGGCATGGTTTTACAGGGTCACGACAGCACAGTTCCAGTTCGCCTGGAAGACATGGTTTACCATACGGCGTCGGTCAAACGCGGCGCGCGCAACGCGTTTATCATCGCCGACATGCCTTTTATGAGTTACGGCACGCCAGAGCAGGCTATGGCCGGGGCCAAGCAGCTCATGCAGGCGGGCGCGCACATGGTGAAACTGGAAGGCGGAGCCTGGCTTTGTGACGCCATTGCCCATCTTTCCCGCCAAGGCGTCCCAGTATGCGCTCATTTGGGGCTAACGCCGCAATCCGTCAACAAGTTCGGCGGCTACAAAGTGCAAGGCAAAGAAGCAAGCCAGGCCCAGTTGATGCTGGAAGACGCCAAGGCTTTGGAACAAGCCGGCGCTGACATATTATTGCTGGAATGCGTACCTACCAAGCTCGCCAAGCAATTGACGGAAGAAGTCTGCGCGCCGGTCGTCGGCATTGGAGCAGGCCCATACACTGACGGGCAAGTACTGGTTATGCACGATCTTTTAGGAGTCGGCGCAGGCAAAAAACCGAAGTTCGTCAAAAACTTCCTTGCCGGTTCCGATTCTATTCAAGTAGCGTTTAAGGGTTACGTGGAAGCCGTTAAGAGCGGCGCATTTCCGGCGGAGGAGCACAGCTTCAACATATGA
- a CDS encoding GatB/YqeY domain-containing protein — translation MSLKDSLTDAMKSAMRSKEKDRLGAIRLILADIKRIEVDERIEVDDARVLEVLDKMTKQRKDSITQFSAAGRDDLAAKEQLELDVIQEFLPEALSEEELDQFIQTAVNESGAESIRDMGKVMAILKPQVQGRADMAVIGQKVKKALS, via the coding sequence ATGTCATTGAAAGACAGTTTAACGGACGCTATGAAATCGGCTATGCGCAGCAAGGAGAAAGATCGCCTTGGCGCTATTCGTTTGATTCTGGCCGACATTAAGCGGATCGAAGTGGACGAACGCATTGAAGTTGATGATGCTCGCGTCCTCGAAGTTCTGGATAAAATGACGAAACAACGCAAAGACTCCATCACTCAATTTTCCGCCGCGGGCCGGGATGACTTGGCCGCCAAAGAACAGCTTGAGCTGGACGTAATTCAGGAGTTTCTGCCTGAGGCGCTCAGCGAAGAAGAACTTGATCAATTTATCCAAACTGCGGTAAATGAATCAGGCGCGGAGTCGATACGCGATATGGGGAAGGTAATGGCGATCCTGAAACCACAGGTTCAGGGACGTGCGGATATGGCGGTCATCGGGCAGAAAGTTAAAAAAGCTTTGTCCTGA
- the folK gene encoding 2-amino-4-hydroxy-6-hydroxymethyldihydropteridine diphosphokinase, protein MKEELARVVKVVVGIGSNIDPDKNIALALDALDAHFQDLRLSPVYESEAIGFTGDAFINLVAAFYTEEPVGAVQRTLKQIEASSGRTGLESKHSGRTLDIDILTYGDVVGVVEGIALPRGEITENAYVLLPLAELEPNERHPALKVSYAELWEKYDRAQQLHRVTFSWRDQTF, encoded by the coding sequence TTGAAAGAGGAGCTCGCAAGAGTGGTTAAAGTGGTTGTTGGTATTGGCAGCAATATCGACCCGGATAAGAATATTGCTCTGGCGCTGGATGCACTGGACGCACACTTTCAGGATCTGCGTTTATCGCCTGTATATGAGTCGGAAGCGATTGGGTTCACTGGCGACGCCTTTATCAATTTGGTGGCGGCGTTTTACACCGAGGAGCCGGTTGGCGCAGTGCAGCGGACCTTGAAGCAGATTGAAGCTAGCAGCGGGCGTACTGGATTGGAATCCAAGCATTCTGGGCGCACGCTGGATATCGATATCCTTACCTATGGGGATGTTGTAGGGGTAGTGGAGGGGATTGCCCTTCCGCGAGGCGAAATAACCGAGAATGCTTATGTTTTGCTGCCACTGGCGGAACTTGAGCCCAATGAGCGCCATCCAGCCTTGAAGGTCTCCTATGCGGAGTTGTGGGAAAAGTACGATCGCGCCCAGCAACTTCACAGGGTCACGTTTAGTTGGCGCGATCAGACTTTCTAG
- the plsY gene encoding glycerol-3-phosphate 1-O-acyltransferase PlsY — protein sequence MEHPFQLLMATSIAYLLGSIMGAYWVCRYFELPDPTEAGSGNPGATNIYRLGGPIPAALTLFWDAAKGAAAVGIAAMLGLSPYEQGVTAVAAIVGHMLPAFHHFKGGKGVATVLGAGLALAWQTTLALTLVWAAVVYWKRISSLASLTAAVMAPWVAWRLNPEHLALFLILSLFILIRHRENIINLAKGKERSL from the coding sequence ATGGAGCATCCTTTTCAACTTCTTATGGCGACATCCATCGCCTACCTGCTCGGCTCCATCATGGGCGCCTACTGGGTATGCCGTTACTTCGAGCTCCCCGATCCCACCGAAGCGGGCTCCGGAAATCCTGGAGCGACTAATATTTACCGCCTCGGCGGCCCTATTCCCGCCGCGCTTACCCTATTCTGGGACGCCGCCAAGGGCGCTGCCGCCGTCGGCATCGCAGCCATGCTGGGGCTTTCTCCCTATGAACAAGGCGTCACCGCCGTAGCGGCGATTGTCGGCCATATGCTGCCGGCATTCCATCATTTCAAGGGAGGTAAAGGCGTCGCCACCGTTTTGGGAGCGGGACTGGCGCTGGCCTGGCAGACAACTCTCGCTTTGACGCTAGTGTGGGCGGCCGTCGTATATTGGAAGCGAATTTCGTCCCTTGCCTCGCTGACTGCTGCGGTAATGGCGCCTTGGGTGGCATGGCGACTTAATCCAGAACATCTCGCCCTATTCCTCATATTGTCGCTGTTCATCCTGATTCGACACCGAGAGAACATCATCAATCTGGCCAAGGGCAAAGAGCGTTCGCTTTGA
- the tsaD gene encoding tRNA (adenosine(37)-N6)-threonylcarbamoyltransferase complex transferase subunit TsaD codes for MLVLGIETSCDETGIALYDGERGLLAHTLYSQIKLHADYGGVVPELASRDHVRKVIPLIEEVLSQGGVTKGDVDAIAYTAGPGLVGALMVGGAIASALAYALDIPTIGVHHMEGHLLAPMLEENPPEFPFVALLVSGGHTQLVRVDGVGEYELLGESVDDAAGEAFDKVAKMLGLDYPGGPQVAKLAEQGNLQRFRFPRPMTDRPGLDFSFSGLKTFTLNTLQEAEASGGVDDNLRADVAACFQEAVVETMVIKCRRALKQTGLKRLIMAGGVSANRRLREKLQQMVKGEKAQVYYARPEFCTDNGAMIAYAGYQRLAAGQRGDLGVVATPRWPLVELPSIKG; via the coding sequence ATGTTAGTACTGGGCATAGAAACATCCTGCGACGAAACCGGAATTGCGTTGTATGACGGAGAGCGTGGACTGTTGGCTCACACGTTGTACAGTCAGATCAAATTACATGCGGATTATGGTGGCGTAGTGCCTGAGCTGGCCTCTCGTGATCACGTGCGGAAAGTTATTCCTTTGATCGAAGAGGTGCTAAGTCAGGGGGGCGTCACCAAAGGTGATGTCGATGCTATCGCGTATACGGCGGGCCCAGGCTTGGTTGGCGCATTAATGGTGGGGGGCGCAATCGCCTCGGCGCTGGCCTACGCTTTGGATATCCCCACGATTGGCGTTCATCATATGGAAGGGCACTTGCTGGCGCCCATGTTGGAAGAAAATCCACCGGAATTTCCTTTTGTCGCTCTTTTGGTTTCTGGCGGCCATACACAGTTGGTGCGTGTTGATGGCGTCGGCGAATATGAGCTGCTAGGGGAGTCTGTTGACGACGCCGCTGGGGAAGCTTTCGATAAAGTGGCCAAAATGCTTGGCCTGGATTACCCCGGCGGCCCTCAAGTCGCCAAGTTGGCGGAGCAGGGGAATCTGCAGCGCTTTAGATTTCCTCGTCCGATGACGGATCGCCCTGGGTTGGACTTCAGTTTCAGCGGGCTTAAGACGTTTACGTTGAATACGCTTCAGGAGGCGGAAGCCAGTGGTGGCGTTGACGACAATTTGCGCGCAGATGTCGCCGCCTGCTTTCAGGAAGCTGTGGTGGAGACTATGGTGATCAAGTGCCGTCGGGCGCTCAAGCAGACTGGATTGAAACGATTGATCATGGCCGGCGGCGTCAGCGCGAATCGTCGCCTGCGGGAAAAGCTTCAACAAATGGTCAAGGGCGAGAAAGCGCAGGTGTATTATGCCCGGCCGGAATTTTGTACGGATAACGGCGCGATGATCGCTTACGCTGGCTATCAGCGTCTGGCTGCCGGACAAAGAGGAGATCTTGGCGTTGTCGCCACGCCACGCTGGCCTTTAGTGGAATTGCCTTCAATTAAAGGCTAA
- the pgi gene encoding glucose-6-phosphate isomerase produces MQDTPQTLNDKAKESWRALQQHAADTANDHILDYFHRDPARVQSYSLSAAGLTLDYSKNRANSATLEMLVKLAEDAGMRKSIDAMFAGEPINHTEGRAVLHTALRDSSDTPVLVDGQDIKPEIRSALAQMEQFVSKVHRGEWLGYSGKPINDVVSIGIGGSYLGPRVAVEALRPYWQENIRCHFVSNVDGSDIAYTLENLNPETTLFIVQSKSFTTQETLANSMTAREWYLREGGSEAGLSKHFVAVSSNVQRARDFGIDAENVFPMWDWVGGRYSLWSAIGLPIALQVGMKAFRDLLAGAEAMDQHFKTAPLEQNMPVLMGMLGIWYHNFLGADSYVILPYDQTLENLPAHLQQVDMESNGKGVNRAGVSVDYATGPIIWGGAGTNGQHAYHQLLHQGTRWTPADFILPLRSHKPAGRHHAMLASNCFAQSQALMCGKSLEKARQELLDAGMSSERADELAPHKVIPGNRPSNTLVMEEINPHTLGALIALYEQKVFVQGVIWNLNSFDQWGVELGKQLSDSILPMLLDTGASTDALDPSSAALVEKFRKANGSGS; encoded by the coding sequence ATGCAAGACACGCCTCAAACGCTTAACGATAAGGCTAAAGAAAGCTGGCGGGCATTGCAGCAACATGCTGCAGACACCGCCAACGACCATATTCTGGATTACTTTCACCGCGATCCCGCTAGAGTTCAAAGCTACTCTCTCAGTGCGGCGGGGCTCACTCTGGACTACTCCAAGAATAGAGCAAACTCCGCCACGCTTGAAATGCTGGTAAAACTGGCTGAAGACGCAGGGATGAGAAAGTCCATCGACGCTATGTTCGCTGGCGAGCCAATCAACCATACGGAAGGTCGCGCGGTTCTCCATACCGCACTACGTGACAGCTCCGATACGCCAGTGCTGGTGGATGGCCAGGATATCAAACCAGAAATCCGCAGCGCCCTGGCGCAAATGGAGCAGTTCGTCAGCAAGGTTCACCGCGGCGAATGGTTAGGGTATAGCGGCAAGCCGATCAACGATGTCGTCAGTATCGGCATCGGTGGTTCTTACCTGGGGCCTCGCGTTGCAGTGGAAGCACTGCGTCCTTATTGGCAGGAAAACATCCGCTGCCATTTCGTCTCCAATGTGGACGGCTCTGATATTGCCTACACCCTTGAGAACCTGAATCCAGAAACCACCTTGTTCATCGTCCAGTCCAAGTCTTTCACGACTCAGGAGACACTGGCGAACTCCATGACCGCTCGCGAATGGTATTTACGCGAAGGCGGTTCTGAAGCGGGACTGAGCAAGCATTTTGTCGCAGTTTCCAGCAACGTACAGCGCGCCCGTGATTTCGGTATCGACGCGGAAAATGTATTCCCGATGTGGGACTGGGTGGGTGGACGCTACTCATTATGGTCCGCCATTGGTTTGCCCATTGCGCTGCAGGTTGGTATGAAAGCCTTCAGAGATTTGCTCGCCGGTGCAGAAGCCATGGATCAGCATTTCAAAACAGCGCCGCTTGAGCAAAATATGCCGGTATTGATGGGCATGCTGGGCATCTGGTATCACAATTTCCTGGGCGCGGACAGCTACGTTATCCTGCCCTATGACCAGACGCTTGAGAATCTTCCTGCGCACCTGCAACAGGTTGATATGGAAAGCAACGGCAAAGGCGTCAATCGCGCAGGGGTTAGCGTCGACTACGCCACAGGCCCGATTATCTGGGGCGGCGCTGGCACTAACGGCCAGCATGCCTATCACCAGTTACTGCATCAAGGCACACGCTGGACGCCAGCGGACTTCATACTTCCGCTGAGATCCCACAAGCCCGCCGGACGCCATCACGCCATGCTGGCCTCCAATTGCTTTGCGCAAAGTCAGGCATTAATGTGCGGCAAGTCTCTTGAGAAAGCGCGTCAGGAACTGCTTGACGCAGGCATGTCATCAGAGCGTGCAGACGAGCTGGCGCCTCATAAAGTGATTCCTGGCAACCGTCCCAGCAACACGCTGGTGATGGAAGAAATCAATCCGCATACGCTCGGCGCACTGATCGCTTTGTATGAACAAAAAGTTTTCGTGCAGGGAGTTATCTGGAATTTGAATTCTTTTGATCAGTGGGGCGTAGAGCTGGGCAAACAACTCAGCGACAGTATATTGCCCATGCTGCTGGACACCGGCGCGTCGACAGATGCGCTTGACCCATCCAGCGCCGCACTGGTAGAGAAATTCCGCAAAGCCAACGGTTCCGGGAGCTAA
- the folB gene encoding dihydroneopterin aldolase, producing MDTVLIEGLQVDAIIGVYEFEKGYQQRLFVDIELGCDISGAAREDNLDLTLNYAAVSERLREYAAASRFQLIETLAERFAELLQKEFGAPWLRLTIRKPGAVAEARSVGVRIERGARKSG from the coding sequence ATGGATACAGTACTTATTGAAGGTTTGCAGGTAGACGCCATAATCGGCGTTTACGAATTTGAGAAGGGATATCAACAACGGCTTTTTGTTGATATCGAGCTGGGATGCGATATTTCTGGCGCCGCGCGTGAGGATAACCTTGATCTCACCTTGAATTACGCAGCTGTCAGCGAGCGTTTGCGTGAGTATGCCGCAGCCAGTCGCTTTCAGCTTATTGAGACTCTGGCGGAGCGGTTTGCTGAATTGCTGCAGAAAGAGTTTGGCGCGCCCTGGTTGCGTCTGACGATCCGAAAGCCCGGCGCTGTCGCGGAAGCGCGTAGCGTGGGAGTAAGAATTGAAAGAGGAGCTCGCAAGAGTGGTTAA
- the panC gene encoding pantoate--beta-alanine ligase translates to MITIHRIKDLRAAIRQQRTQGKRIGLVPTMGNLHAGHVSLVKQAKEVCDYVVTSIFVNPLQFGANEDLDKYPRTLDADKEKLVAAGNHLLFTPEVNQLYPEGLERHTKVITPALSELHCGASRPGHFTGVTTVVSMLFNMVQPDVAIFGEKDFQQLAVIRKMTRDLYLPIVIESGPTLREADGLAMSSRNGYLSAEQRQTAPLLYKLLQESAEQIENGDKDFAAISAEANNKLTEAGFVPDYFNIVNSDTLSPAVASDSDITILAAAYLGTTRLIDNISVHLG, encoded by the coding sequence ATGATCACCATCCACAGGATTAAAGACCTGCGCGCCGCAATCCGGCAGCAGCGCACGCAAGGGAAACGCATCGGACTGGTGCCCACTATGGGCAATTTGCACGCGGGACACGTCAGCCTTGTCAAACAAGCCAAGGAGGTGTGCGACTATGTGGTGACTTCCATTTTTGTTAACCCGCTGCAATTCGGGGCAAACGAGGATCTGGATAAGTATCCGAGAACCCTGGACGCAGACAAAGAAAAGTTGGTCGCCGCCGGCAACCATCTTTTGTTCACTCCGGAAGTCAATCAGCTGTACCCCGAGGGATTGGAGCGCCACACCAAAGTCATTACACCGGCGCTGAGCGAGCTTCACTGCGGCGCCAGCCGTCCCGGGCACTTTACTGGCGTCACGACCGTCGTATCCATGCTGTTCAACATGGTGCAGCCGGATGTCGCCATATTTGGTGAAAAAGACTTTCAGCAATTGGCGGTCATCCGCAAAATGACCCGCGACCTATATCTCCCCATCGTCATTGAGAGCGGCCCAACCCTGAGGGAAGCGGACGGTCTGGCGATGAGCTCCCGCAATGGCTACCTTTCCGCCGAACAACGCCAAACGGCGCCATTGCTGTACAAGCTCCTGCAAGAAAGTGCGGAGCAGATCGAAAATGGCGACAAGGACTTTGCCGCTATCAGCGCAGAAGCCAACAATAAACTGACAGAAGCCGGCTTCGTTCCTGACTACTTCAATATCGTGAACAGCGACACTCTGTCTCCGGCTGTCGCCAGCGACAGCGACATTACGATACTTGCGGCAGCCTATCTGGGAACGACAAGGCTTATCGACAACATCAGCGTACACCTAGGTTGA
- the rpsU gene encoding 30S ribosomal protein S21: MPSVKIKENEPFDVALRRFKRSCEKAGILSEVRRREFYEKPTSERKRKLAAAVKRHAKKVQREQRRFERLY, translated from the coding sequence ATGCCTTCCGTAAAAATTAAAGAGAACGAGCCATTTGACGTTGCCCTTCGCCGCTTTAAGCGTTCATGCGAAAAGGCAGGAATTCTTTCAGAAGTACGTCGTCGCGAGTTCTACGAAAAGCCGACTTCAGAAAGAAAGCGCAAGTTGGCTGCAGCTGTAAAACGTCACGCGAAGAAAGTTCAACGCGAACAAAGACGTTTCGAGCGCCTGTATTAA
- the pcnB gene encoding polynucleotide adenylyltransferase PcnB, translated as MLKKLMGLIKPGRKEAGAKPLKLRIIPRDSHIVSRKQISPAALKVLYRLNSANYDAFLVGGGVRDLLLGAQPKDFDVATSATPEQVREQFNNCRLIGRRFRLAHVRFGREIIEVATFRAGHQNAGDDAGDAVTSDSGQILRDNVYGNQEEDALRRDFTINALYYCVRDFSIYDYAGGIEDIEHRVLRLIGDPETRYREDPVRMLRAARFAAKLDFSIEERTASPILELGPLLLNIPSARLFEEVLKLFLSGKAVRTFEILRQFDLFKFLFPETDRLLESEHPHAEKLILQALRNTDKRIAQDKPVTPAFLYAAMLWSPMQRLQQRYLDDGLPPMQAMHKAIDKVLAQQVKHTALPKRFSQPMREIWELQLRLPRKQSKRLQGLVEHPRFRAAYDFLVLREQSGEDLQGLGEWWTRYQEADDQGRSKLQQQGPKRDGSGGRRRPRRRPRRTNNSAPSQ; from the coding sequence ATGCTGAAAAAGTTAATGGGCCTGATAAAACCGGGACGCAAAGAAGCCGGCGCAAAACCTTTGAAACTGCGAATTATCCCCCGCGACAGCCATATAGTCTCACGCAAGCAGATCAGCCCTGCAGCGTTGAAAGTTCTCTACCGCCTGAACAGCGCCAACTATGACGCTTTTTTAGTCGGTGGCGGCGTTCGCGACCTATTACTGGGCGCACAACCTAAAGACTTCGACGTCGCAACAAGCGCAACTCCGGAACAGGTGCGCGAGCAGTTCAACAACTGCCGCCTGATCGGACGTCGCTTCCGACTCGCCCATGTGCGTTTCGGCCGTGAAATCATAGAAGTCGCAACATTCCGCGCCGGCCATCAAAATGCCGGCGATGACGCTGGCGACGCCGTTACCAGCGACTCAGGTCAGATCCTGCGCGACAATGTCTATGGTAACCAGGAAGAAGACGCGCTACGCCGCGACTTCACCATTAACGCGCTTTATTACTGCGTCAGAGATTTCAGTATTTATGACTACGCAGGTGGCATTGAAGACATTGAACACCGGGTTCTGCGCCTGATCGGCGATCCTGAAACCCGTTACCGGGAAGATCCTGTGCGCATGCTGCGCGCCGCGAGATTCGCCGCAAAACTGGATTTTTCAATAGAAGAACGTACCGCCAGCCCTATCCTGGAGCTGGGTCCCTTGTTGCTCAACATTCCCTCTGCGCGCTTGTTTGAAGAAGTACTCAAGCTTTTCTTATCCGGTAAAGCTGTACGCACATTCGAAATTCTGCGTCAGTTCGACTTATTCAAGTTTCTGTTTCCAGAAACTGACCGCCTGCTGGAAAGCGAGCACCCCCATGCGGAAAAACTGATTCTGCAGGCGCTGCGCAACACAGATAAGCGAATTGCTCAGGACAAGCCGGTCACCCCCGCGTTTTTGTACGCCGCTATGCTGTGGTCTCCAATGCAGAGGCTACAGCAACGCTATCTGGATGACGGCTTACCGCCCATGCAGGCTATGCACAAAGCAATCGACAAAGTGCTGGCGCAGCAGGTCAAACATACCGCGTTGCCCAAACGTTTCAGCCAGCCCATGCGCGAAATCTGGGAATTACAGCTTCGTCTGCCTCGTAAACAAAGCAAGCGTTTGCAGGGCCTGGTAGAGCATCCCCGCTTCCGCGCCGCCTACGACTTCCTGGTCTTACGCGAACAAAGCGGAGAAGACCTGCAAGGACTTGGCGAATGGTGGACGCGCTATCAGGAAGCCGATGACCAGGGGCGCAGCAAATTACAGCAGCAAGGCCCTAAACGGGATGGCTCCGGTGGGCGCAGACGTCCGCGCAGACGACCACGCCGCACCAACAACAGTGCGCCGTCGCAATGA
- the dnaG gene encoding DNA primase codes for MAGLIPQAFVDDLLSRVDLASLIAERVNLKKSGATYQGRCPFHDEKSPSFHVYNENHPAHYHCYGCGAHGDAINFIKETEHLSFNEAVEQLAKRCGVEVPRDRAAEQKVSQNKSLYDASSHADAAFRQALGNHPLRGIAQEYLKRRGISPEMADLYGIGFAPAQRQFLSGSSDRNLIKALSTLRLVIEKEQDRFDMFQNRLMFPIRDTRGRTIAFGGRTLGNDRSKYINSPESPIFHKSNVLYGLWEARKQSRKLEQLIVVEGYLDVISLAQFGVVNAVAAMGTATNEDNLSHLLNTSQDIVFCFDGDKAGLAAADKALNNLLPMFQDGYKVSFLILPKGEDPDTFVRNEGADAFRERVNNSTPLSEFFFQAMSRGLDLSIAENKGILSTQARAALKVINAPVLKDALYQRLNELTRSPRWGDRQGKNGGEWKKGDWKGKKGFSFQNRDEPREEPIPVPNRIAARACLGLYVNPSWAKEISNTLNYEITQDDERALTYFLEWLLKENIETAEDLLYRLAVDPHQQRRFKNLFNSLEHIFGAEEIEAGAQESLLVLKRKYFDRSFDKIHQDLSRDPKNKELHEKFRTMSSEKMAMIATPKS; via the coding sequence ATGGCCGGTCTGATCCCTCAAGCATTTGTCGACGACTTACTCTCTCGGGTTGACCTCGCAAGCCTCATTGCGGAACGGGTAAATCTCAAGAAATCTGGCGCAACCTACCAAGGTCGCTGCCCTTTTCATGACGAAAAGTCTCCCTCCTTTCACGTATACAACGAAAATCATCCTGCGCATTACCACTGCTATGGCTGTGGCGCTCACGGCGACGCTATCAACTTCATCAAGGAAACAGAACACCTTTCCTTTAATGAAGCGGTTGAGCAGTTGGCGAAACGTTGTGGCGTGGAAGTGCCTCGCGATAGAGCAGCCGAGCAAAAGGTCAGCCAAAACAAATCCTTGTATGACGCCTCCTCACATGCGGATGCGGCATTTCGTCAGGCGCTGGGAAACCATCCGCTACGCGGAATCGCTCAGGAGTACCTGAAGCGCCGGGGTATCTCTCCCGAAATGGCGGATTTATATGGCATAGGCTTCGCGCCAGCGCAGCGTCAATTTCTTAGCGGCTCTAGCGACCGCAATCTAATCAAGGCGCTCAGCACACTGCGCCTGGTGATAGAGAAGGAACAAGATCGCTTCGATATGTTCCAAAACCGCCTTATGTTTCCCATCCGGGATACCCGGGGCAGAACCATCGCCTTCGGCGGTCGCACGCTTGGCAATGACCGCAGTAAATACATCAACAGCCCCGAATCTCCCATATTCCACAAAAGCAACGTGTTATATGGATTATGGGAAGCGCGCAAGCAGTCTCGCAAGCTTGAGCAGCTGATCGTGGTTGAAGGCTACCTTGACGTCATCTCTCTGGCCCAATTTGGCGTAGTTAATGCCGTCGCCGCCATGGGGACCGCCACCAACGAGGACAATTTAAGTCACCTGCTGAACACCAGCCAGGATATTGTCTTCTGCTTCGATGGCGACAAAGCCGGCTTGGCGGCTGCCGATAAAGCGCTTAATAACTTGCTACCCATGTTCCAGGACGGCTACAAGGTCAGCTTCCTGATTCTCCCAAAGGGCGAGGACCCTGACACATTTGTCAGAAACGAAGGCGCGGACGCATTCCGCGAACGTGTTAATAACTCAACTCCCCTGTCAGAATTTTTTTTCCAGGCTATGAGTCGAGGCTTGGACCTGTCCATTGCGGAAAACAAAGGCATACTATCCACTCAGGCTCGCGCAGCATTAAAAGTCATCAATGCGCCAGTTCTGAAAGATGCTCTTTATCAGCGCCTGAATGAGCTGACGCGCTCTCCTCGCTGGGGCGACCGCCAAGGCAAAAATGGCGGCGAGTGGAAGAAAGGCGATTGGAAAGGCAAAAAAGGATTTTCATTTCAGAACCGGGACGAGCCTCGTGAAGAGCCCATCCCTGTGCCTAATCGCATTGCCGCCCGCGCCTGCCTTGGCTTATACGTCAATCCATCCTGGGCGAAGGAAATCTCAAACACCCTGAATTATGAGATTACTCAGGACGATGAAAGAGCGCTGACTTACTTTCTGGAGTGGCTGCTTAAAGAAAATATCGAGACAGCGGAAGACCTACTTTACCGGTTAGCGGTCGATCCACACCAACAAAGACGCTTCAAAAACCTGTTCAATTCCTTGGAGCATATTTTCGGTGCGGAGGAAATTGAGGCGGGAGCCCAGGAAAGTTTGTTGGTGCTCAAAAGAAAATATTTCGACCGATCTTTTGACAAAATTCACCAGGATTTATCAAGAGACCCTAAAAACAAGGAGTTACACGAAAAATTCAGAACAATGTCGAGCGAAAAAATGGCGATGATCGCCACACCGAAATCTTAA